The proteins below come from a single Gordonia pseudamarae genomic window:
- a CDS encoding class I SAM-dependent methyltransferase: MTASPAPSPSPERLAVAAEAPGFMPLDEAQTLYEIAGEYLTHTDSTKVGIEIGTYCGKSTVFLGAAAEAADAVLVTVDHHRGSEEHQPGWEYHDPTLVDPHSGTLDTSARFRRTMFDAGLERTVIGMLAPSTTAARAWGTPADFVFIDGGHSMRAAQDDLDGWAPWVRIGGALLIHDVFPDPADGGRPPYEIYCQALASGQFTEVRVEGSLRVLRRDGGVPGTPLPQPPA; encoded by the coding sequence ATGACCGCATCCCCGGCCCCGTCCCCTTCGCCCGAGCGACTCGCCGTCGCAGCCGAGGCGCCCGGATTCATGCCCCTCGACGAGGCACAGACCCTGTACGAGATCGCGGGTGAGTATCTGACACACACCGATTCGACGAAGGTCGGGATCGAGATCGGCACCTACTGCGGCAAGTCCACGGTGTTTCTCGGCGCGGCGGCCGAAGCCGCGGACGCGGTACTGGTGACCGTCGACCATCACCGCGGCTCCGAGGAGCACCAGCCCGGCTGGGAGTACCACGACCCGACGCTGGTCGACCCGCACAGCGGCACGCTGGACACCTCGGCCCGCTTCCGGCGCACCATGTTCGACGCGGGTCTGGAGCGCACCGTGATCGGCATGCTCGCGCCGTCCACGACCGCCGCCCGCGCCTGGGGCACACCGGCCGACTTCGTGTTCATCGACGGAGGCCACAGCATGCGGGCCGCGCAGGACGATCTCGACGGCTGGGCGCCGTGGGTGCGGATCGGCGGCGCGCTGCTGATCCACGACGTCTTCCCCGACCCCGCCGACGGCGGCCGTCCGCCGTACGAGATCTATTGCCAGGCGCTCGCGTCCGGCCAGTTCACCGAGGTCCGCGTCGAGGGTTCGCTGCGGGTCTTGCGCCGCGACGGCGGCGTGCCGGGCACCCCGCTGCCGCAACCGCCCGCCTGA
- a CDS encoding NADPH:quinone oxidoreductase family protein encodes MKAQLLTEESGPAGLALTEIADPIPGPGQLLVDIKSCGVCFPDLLIAQGKYQIRPPLPFIPGTEVSGVVREAPDGGQYRPGDKVLVTPMIGGFAEQILVVPEMLLPMPEGLSFDEGAALGINFQTAVFALKMRAQTAPGEVVGVLGAAGGIGVASILVAKAMGATVVAIVHRTGADDLLKSLGADHIVQLTDGWGDRLREFAPDGVDVMIDPSGGDVFDEALRQVAPDGRYVVVGFAAGGIPTVKLNRVLFRNIAIVGAAWGEYLRSHPNDNIPGLIHDEIIEMIDAGLRPPVTARYPLADAGQALTDMAAGKILGKAVITIAE; translated from the coding sequence ATGAAGGCGCAACTGCTCACCGAGGAGTCCGGGCCCGCCGGCCTGGCACTGACCGAGATCGCGGATCCGATACCGGGACCGGGGCAACTGCTCGTCGACATCAAGTCGTGCGGGGTGTGTTTTCCCGATCTGCTGATCGCCCAGGGCAAGTATCAGATCCGTCCGCCGTTGCCGTTCATCCCGGGCACCGAGGTGTCCGGCGTCGTCCGCGAGGCCCCGGACGGAGGGCAGTACCGGCCGGGCGACAAGGTGCTGGTCACCCCGATGATTGGTGGATTCGCCGAACAGATCCTCGTTGTCCCCGAGATGTTGCTGCCGATGCCCGAGGGCCTGAGTTTCGACGAGGGTGCCGCGTTGGGCATCAACTTCCAGACCGCGGTGTTCGCGCTCAAGATGCGCGCACAGACCGCGCCCGGCGAGGTGGTGGGTGTCCTCGGCGCCGCCGGCGGCATCGGGGTGGCCTCGATCCTGGTGGCCAAGGCGATGGGGGCGACGGTGGTGGCCATCGTGCATCGCACCGGTGCCGACGACCTGCTCAAGAGTCTCGGTGCCGATCACATCGTGCAACTCACCGACGGCTGGGGCGACAGACTCCGGGAGTTCGCGCCCGACGGTGTCGACGTGATGATCGACCCGTCCGGCGGCGACGTGTTCGACGAGGCGCTGCGCCAGGTGGCGCCCGACGGCCGTTACGTGGTGGTCGGTTTCGCCGCCGGCGGCATCCCCACCGTCAAACTCAATCGGGTGTTGTTCCGCAATATCGCGATCGTCGGTGCCGCGTGGGGCGAGTACCTGCGGTCCCACCCGAACGACAACATTCCCGGACTCATCCACGACGAGATCATCGAGATGATCGACGCCGGGCTGCGCCCGCCGGTCACCGCGCGCTATCCACTGGCCGATGCCGGACAGGCGTTGACGGACATGGCCGCCGGGAAGATCCTGGGCAAGGCGGTCATCACGATCGCGGAGTGA
- a CDS encoding DUF2277 domain-containing protein gives MCRNITELRGLEPPATTDEVEAAARQYVRKVSGIRHPSAATEVAFEEAVATVAAATRDLLGVLPQRRQPPRTVPPLRRPEVIARLGR, from the coding sequence ATGTGCCGAAACATCACTGAACTGCGTGGCCTGGAGCCACCGGCCACCACCGACGAGGTGGAGGCCGCCGCGCGCCAGTACGTGCGCAAGGTGAGCGGGATCCGGCATCCGTCGGCCGCCACCGAGGTCGCGTTCGAGGAGGCCGTCGCAACCGTCGCCGCGGCCACCAGGGACCTGCTCGGTGTGCTGCCGCAGCGTCGGCAACCACCCAGGACGGTGCCGCCGCTGCGGCGCCCCGAGGTGATCGCCCGGCTCGGCCGCTGA
- a CDS encoding ABC transporter substrate-binding protein/permease has protein sequence MLTALLSLVAAAPPVAHAAPDNCVPPGLSSASAAPVNLAAAEEGGEDRFTTVTTTPVDQIDIGALELINRGVISVGTLSDAGPSICVNRKGVFTGFDNELLKAIAAKIGLKITFAGTEFAGLLAQVSNNRFDIGSSSITTTDERRQTVDFTNGYDFGYFSLVAPPGGKATSFSDLGPGQRIGVVQGTVQDDYVVNTLKLDPVKFPDYATAYANLKTGQIDAWVAPSQQAEGAVRPGDGVTITENTFSVNNFVAWAVGKNKPKLVAALNSGLDAIIADGTYATLYADWVPRELPAGWKPGSKAAPTPELPDIATIARENAAGKEDDTGSRKGTLAQLSDTFFNWELYKDSFPDLFKTGLPNTLLLALVSGVLGTLLGLLLAVAGISRSRWLRWPARIYTDIFRGLPAVVVILIVGLGIGPVVSDITGNNPYWLGAVALALLAAAYIGEIFRSGIQSVEAGQMEASRAIGFSYGQSMRLVVIPQGVRRVLPALMNQFISLIKDSSLVYFLGLLASQRELFAVGRDLNAQTGNLSPLVAAGLVYLLLTIPLTHLVNYIDHRLRTGRPAPAEDDPGPLVTSGGAVPGPPTKP, from the coding sequence CTGCTGACCGCACTGCTCTCGCTGGTCGCCGCGGCGCCCCCGGTCGCACACGCGGCTCCGGACAACTGCGTCCCGCCCGGCCTGTCGTCGGCCTCGGCCGCGCCGGTCAACCTCGCCGCGGCCGAGGAGGGCGGTGAGGACAGATTCACCACCGTGACCACCACCCCGGTCGATCAGATCGACATCGGTGCGCTGGAACTGATCAATCGCGGTGTCATCTCCGTGGGCACCCTTTCCGATGCCGGACCGAGTATCTGCGTCAACCGCAAGGGCGTGTTCACCGGCTTCGACAACGAACTGCTCAAGGCGATCGCCGCCAAGATCGGCCTCAAGATCACCTTCGCCGGAACCGAATTCGCGGGACTGCTCGCCCAGGTGTCCAACAATCGTTTCGACATCGGGTCGTCGTCGATCACCACCACCGACGAACGCAGGCAGACGGTCGACTTCACCAACGGCTACGACTTCGGCTACTTCTCGCTCGTCGCACCTCCCGGCGGCAAGGCGACCAGCTTCTCCGACCTCGGTCCGGGGCAGCGGATCGGCGTGGTGCAGGGCACCGTGCAGGACGACTACGTCGTCAACACCCTCAAGCTCGACCCGGTGAAGTTCCCCGACTACGCCACCGCCTACGCCAATCTCAAGACCGGGCAGATCGATGCCTGGGTGGCGCCGTCCCAGCAGGCCGAAGGCGCGGTGCGGCCGGGTGACGGGGTGACGATCACCGAGAACACCTTCAGCGTCAACAACTTCGTCGCCTGGGCAGTGGGCAAGAACAAGCCGAAACTGGTGGCCGCGCTCAACTCGGGACTCGACGCGATCATAGCCGACGGTACCTATGCCACGCTGTACGCCGACTGGGTTCCGCGGGAACTGCCCGCCGGCTGGAAGCCCGGCAGCAAGGCCGCGCCGACGCCCGAACTGCCCGACATCGCCACGATTGCCCGCGAGAACGCCGCCGGAAAGGAAGACGACACCGGCAGTCGCAAGGGCACCCTCGCGCAGTTGAGCGACACCTTCTTCAACTGGGAGCTGTACAAGGATTCGTTCCCGGATCTGTTCAAGACGGGTCTGCCCAACACACTGCTGCTGGCGTTGGTGTCCGGCGTGCTGGGCACGTTGCTGGGTCTGCTGCTGGCCGTTGCCGGCATCTCCCGTTCGCGCTGGCTGCGTTGGCCCGCCCGCATCTACACCGACATCTTCCGTGGTCTGCCGGCCGTGGTGGTGATCCTGATCGTCGGCCTCGGTATCGGCCCGGTGGTCAGTGACATCACCGGCAACAACCCGTACTGGCTCGGCGCGGTGGCCCTGGCCCTGCTGGCCGCCGCCTACATCGGTGAGATCTTCCGCTCCGGCATCCAAAGCGTGGAAGCCGGGCAGATGGAGGCCTCGCGCGCGATCGGCTTCTCCTACGGGCAGTCGATGCGGCTGGTGGTGATCCCGCAGGGTGTGCGGCGGGTGCTGCCGGCGCTGATGAACCAGTTCATCAGCCTCATCAAGGACAGTTCGCTGGTGTACTTCCTAGGTCTGCTGGCCAGCCAGCGCGAACTGTTCGCCGTCGGGCGGGACCTGAACGCGCAGACCGGAAATCTGTCCCCGCTGGTTGCCGCGGGCCTGGTCTACCTGCTGCTCACCATCCCGCTGACCCACCTGGTCAACTACATCGACCACAGGTTGCGCACCGGCCGTCCGGCACCGGCGGAGGACGATCCCGGACCGCTGGTGACCAGCGGCGGCGCGGTCCCCGGGCCGCCCACTAAGCCATAG
- a CDS encoding amino acid ABC transporter ATP-binding protein, whose product MSTTSTTTKQAVSLTGTGLHLAFGNNKVLKGVDIHVDAGTTTTVIGPSGSGKSTLLRVLNRLHEPDSGDIALDGRSVLQDNPDDLRKRIGMVFQQFNLFPHKSVADNIALGPRKLRGVSKEEARSVALRQLELVGLAHKADARPANLSGGQQQRVAIARALAMEPQVMFFDEATSALDPELVKGVLALMAELASGGMTMVVVTHEMGYARNVSDHVVFMDRGVVVETGKPEQIFTAAESERLRTFLSQVL is encoded by the coding sequence GTGTCAACCACATCCACCACCACCAAGCAGGCGGTCTCGCTCACCGGTACCGGCCTGCACCTGGCGTTCGGGAACAACAAGGTTCTCAAGGGCGTCGATATCCACGTCGACGCCGGCACCACCACCACCGTCATCGGGCCGTCGGGATCGGGCAAGTCGACGCTGCTGCGGGTGCTCAACCGGCTGCACGAACCCGACAGCGGCGACATCGCCCTCGACGGCCGGTCGGTGCTCCAGGACAACCCCGACGACCTGCGCAAACGCATCGGAATGGTGTTTCAGCAGTTCAACCTGTTCCCGCACAAGAGCGTCGCCGACAACATCGCCCTCGGTCCGCGCAAACTCAGAGGTGTGAGCAAGGAGGAGGCACGGTCGGTGGCGCTGCGCCAGCTTGAGCTGGTAGGTCTGGCGCACAAGGCCGATGCGCGGCCGGCCAATCTGTCCGGTGGGCAGCAGCAGCGGGTGGCCATCGCACGGGCGCTCGCGATGGAGCCACAGGTGATGTTCTTCGACGAGGCCACCTCCGCCCTGGACCCCGAACTGGTCAAGGGCGTGCTGGCGCTGATGGCCGAGCTGGCCTCCGGCGGTATGACAATGGTGGTTGTGACCCACGAAATGGGTTATGCCCGAAACGTTTCCGATCACGTCGTGTTCATGGACCGGGGTGTGGTGGTGGAGACCGGCAAGCCGGAGCAGATCTTCACCGCCGCCGAGTCCGAGCGGCTGCGGACGTTCCTGTCGCAGGTGCTCTGA
- a CDS encoding peroxiredoxin: MNTGDTAPDFTLPDQDGNPVTLSSVLAQGPVVLFFYPAALTPGCTKEACHFRDIVGEFTAAGARVLGISADDVAKQKQFDTTHNLGYPLLSDTDKSVAKAYGVSRRIGLLPNQRATFAIGADGTVVAAVRSEINMNVHADTALKALAAG, from the coding sequence CTGAACACCGGCGACACCGCACCCGATTTCACCCTCCCGGACCAGGACGGCAATCCCGTCACACTGTCATCGGTACTGGCACAGGGTCCGGTCGTGCTGTTCTTCTATCCGGCCGCACTGACCCCCGGATGCACCAAGGAGGCATGCCACTTCCGCGACATCGTCGGCGAGTTCACCGCCGCCGGAGCGCGTGTGCTGGGCATCAGCGCCGACGACGTGGCCAAGCAGAAGCAGTTCGACACCACCCACAATCTCGGCTACCCACTGCTCTCGGACACCGACAAATCGGTGGCCAAGGCGTACGGGGTGAGTCGGCGTATCGGCCTGCTGCCCAACCAGCGGGCCACCTTCGCGATCGGCGCCGACGGCACCGTGGTCGCGGCCGTGCGCAGCGAGATCAACATGAACGTGCACGCGGACACCGCGCTCAAGGCACTGGCCGCGGGCTGA
- a CDS encoding PaaI family thioesterase → MDFKQHDLSDDEIRRRAELYGPLGAAVRELIDAAIRTEVDDDTIRTATTQISDIAAGLRARQIDGAFGVRYNASGTGMAWGNAVVGLANGVAPPITLHYPPTGGTRAEFNLGAPYEGPPGCVHGGICMMVLDALLGSAAASDETAAYTGTITVRFLRPTMLFTPLTASAEVTERSGRKKIVRGSIADEHGDTVVAEGVFILPRETNARPLTSVDGSTRRAPG, encoded by the coding sequence ATGGATTTCAAACAGCACGACCTGTCCGATGACGAGATTCGCCGGCGCGCGGAACTGTACGGACCGCTGGGAGCGGCGGTGCGCGAACTGATCGACGCGGCGATCCGTACCGAGGTCGACGACGACACCATCCGCACCGCCACCACCCAGATCTCCGACATCGCAGCCGGTCTGCGCGCCCGGCAGATCGACGGCGCGTTCGGCGTGCGATACAACGCGAGCGGCACCGGGATGGCCTGGGGAAACGCCGTCGTCGGCCTGGCCAACGGGGTGGCGCCCCCGATCACCCTGCACTACCCGCCGACCGGCGGAACGCGGGCCGAGTTCAACCTCGGCGCACCGTATGAGGGTCCGCCCGGTTGCGTACACGGCGGAATCTGCATGATGGTGCTCGACGCGCTACTCGGCTCGGCAGCAGCCTCCGACGAGACGGCCGCCTACACCGGCACCATCACCGTGCGTTTCCTACGGCCGACGATGCTGTTCACCCCGCTCACCGCGAGCGCCGAGGTGACCGAACGATCCGGCCGCAAGAAGATCGTGCGCGGATCCATCGCCGACGAACACGGCGACACCGTCGTCGCCGAAGGCGTCTTCATCCTCCCCCGGGAAACCAACGCACGCCCCCTCACCAGCGTGGACGGCAGCACCCGGCGGGCGCCCGGCTAA
- a CDS encoding lysophospholipid acyltransferase family protein has translation MLRLIAKNYFRSEVTGMEKVPDGGVLLVSNHSGGITAFDVPVIGVAFAEQFGENRPLYTLAHDLVFTGPGKDIFGKVGFLPAHPKNAVRALKEGAATLVFPGGTWDAMRPTSQSANVDFGGRTGYIRTALKAGVPIVPIVTIGGQETQWYINRGDTLAKLLRLDKLVRADSVPFVFGFPFGLSLGVSLNIPLPSKLITRVLDPVDIAAEFGDDPDIDMVDAEIRARMQHALDELADKRRFPILG, from the coding sequence TTGCTGCGGCTCATCGCCAAGAACTACTTCCGGTCCGAGGTCACCGGCATGGAGAAGGTTCCCGACGGCGGTGTTCTGCTGGTGTCCAACCACTCCGGCGGGATAACCGCGTTCGACGTGCCGGTGATCGGCGTCGCGTTCGCCGAGCAGTTCGGTGAGAACCGACCGCTCTACACCCTCGCTCACGACTTGGTGTTCACCGGCCCCGGCAAAGACATCTTCGGCAAGGTCGGCTTCTTGCCGGCCCACCCCAAGAACGCGGTCCGCGCGCTCAAGGAGGGTGCCGCCACGCTGGTCTTTCCCGGCGGCACCTGGGACGCGATGCGTCCCACCTCCCAGAGTGCCAACGTCGACTTCGGCGGCCGTACCGGCTACATCAGGACCGCGCTCAAAGCCGGGGTGCCGATCGTGCCCATCGTGACGATCGGCGGGCAGGAAACGCAGTGGTACATCAACCGCGGCGACACCCTGGCCAAACTTCTGCGGCTGGACAAGCTGGTGCGCGCCGATTCCGTGCCGTTCGTCTTCGGTTTCCCATTCGGCCTGAGCCTCGGTGTCTCACTGAATATTCCGCTGCCGTCCAAGTTGATCACCCGGGTGCTCGACCCGGTCGACATCGCCGCTGAGTTCGGCGACGACCCCGACATCGACATGGTCGACGCGGAGATCCGCGCACGGATGCAGCATGCCCTCGACGAGCTCGCGGACAAACGCAGGTTCCCGATTTTGGGCTGA
- a CDS encoding AMP-binding protein — protein MNFSGVAAAVRGRIAALIWVIRELVGSGFLTVLRPDRYVRMGLAMRRHGGASPVSGIGLAAVRAPNGTAIIDEAGPVTWGELDRRADALAAALAAIPDVATVAVMCRNHRGLVESIAAVSRLGADSVLLNTGFAAPQLADVLEREQADVLIADDEFDALLGPAVQRLPKLRVVRAWIEDPAAPVAGTDSLDGLIEAHWGHRARRPTKAGRIVLLTSGTTGTPKGARRGGSTDISSLAAMFERIPWRAGESTVIAAPIFHAWGFGQMAISSTMTCTMIMERRFDPKGTLDLVRRHAATGLAVVPVMIERIIDLPAEVLDARPMPSLRFVTASGSRMRTEALLAFMDRYGDIIYNSYNATEAGLISTATPADMRIAPETAGRPLTGTSVRILDDDDRELGTDEIGRIVVQSNSGFDGYTSSDTKAFAGNHMVSGDVGRIDHNGLLFVVGRDDEMIVSGGENVYPLEVEEVLGAYPGVGEVAVIGVDDEKFGQRLAAYVVARPGFELGEADLKQHVKQQLAGYKVPREVHFLDELPRNATGKVLKRALGGPESKVG, from the coding sequence ATGAACTTCTCAGGTGTGGCGGCCGCGGTTCGCGGCCGGATCGCGGCGTTGATCTGGGTGATCCGTGAACTGGTCGGCAGTGGGTTTCTTACGGTGCTGCGGCCCGACCGGTACGTCCGGATGGGTCTGGCCATGCGCAGGCACGGCGGAGCATCACCGGTCAGTGGTATCGGTCTGGCCGCCGTGCGCGCGCCGAACGGCACCGCGATCATCGACGAGGCCGGACCGGTCACCTGGGGCGAACTCGACCGGCGGGCCGACGCGCTGGCCGCAGCGCTGGCGGCCATCCCAGATGTGGCGACCGTCGCCGTCATGTGCCGTAACCATCGTGGCCTGGTCGAGTCGATCGCGGCGGTGTCCCGGCTCGGCGCGGACTCGGTGCTGCTCAACACAGGTTTCGCGGCTCCGCAGCTCGCCGACGTGCTTGAGCGTGAACAGGCCGACGTACTCATCGCCGACGACGAGTTCGACGCGCTCCTCGGCCCGGCCGTCCAGCGGCTCCCGAAGTTGCGCGTGGTGCGTGCGTGGATCGAGGACCCCGCCGCCCCGGTCGCCGGCACCGACTCCCTCGACGGTCTGATCGAGGCGCACTGGGGCCATCGCGCGCGCCGGCCCACCAAAGCCGGCCGGATCGTGCTGCTCACCTCCGGCACCACCGGCACGCCGAAGGGCGCCCGCCGGGGAGGCAGTACCGACATCTCGTCGCTGGCCGCGATGTTCGAGCGCATCCCGTGGCGCGCGGGAGAGTCGACGGTGATCGCCGCGCCCATCTTCCACGCCTGGGGTTTCGGTCAGATGGCCATCTCGTCGACCATGACCTGCACCATGATCATGGAGCGCCGCTTCGACCCGAAGGGCACCCTCGACCTGGTGCGCAGACATGCGGCCACCGGTCTCGCGGTGGTGCCGGTGATGATCGAACGCATCATCGATCTGCCCGCCGAGGTGCTCGACGCCCGGCCCATGCCGTCACTGCGTTTTGTCACCGCGAGCGGCTCCCGGATGCGCACCGAGGCGCTGCTGGCTTTCATGGACCGCTACGGCGACATCATCTACAACAGCTACAACGCCACCGAGGCCGGACTTATCAGCACTGCCACCCCCGCCGACATGCGCATCGCACCCGAGACCGCCGGTCGCCCGCTGACCGGCACCAGCGTGCGCATTCTCGACGATGACGACCGCGAACTCGGCACCGACGAGATCGGCCGGATCGTGGTGCAGAGCAACTCCGGTTTCGATGGCTACACCTCCTCGGATACCAAGGCGTTCGCCGGCAACCACATGGTCTCCGGCGATGTCGGCCGCATTGACCACAACGGTCTCCTGTTCGTGGTGGGCCGCGACGACGAGATGATCGTTTCCGGCGGCGAGAACGTCTACCCGTTGGAGGTCGAGGAGGTGCTCGGTGCGTATCCGGGGGTCGGTGAGGTGGCGGTGATCGGCGTCGACGACGAGAAGTTCGGTCAGCGGCTGGCAGCGTACGTGGTGGCCCGTCCCGGTTTCGAACTCGGCGAAGCCGACCTCAAGCAGCACGTCAAGCAGCAGCTCGCCGGGTACAAGGTGCCGCGAGAGGTTCACTTCCTCGACGAACTGCCCCGCAACGCCACCGGCAAGGTTCTCAAACGTGCGCTCGGCGGCCCTGAATCGAAAGTTGGGTGA